TCTTTGACTTGTTATTTATTTTCATGTACCTAATACACAGGAAAAATTTAATTATTTTAAATTTAGGGGGAGATACATATGAAGAAGATAGAAGTAGTGGCAGCGATTATAAAAAATCATGATAAAATATTTGTTACCCGTCGTGGTTATGGTGAATTTGAGAACCTTTGGGAGTTTCCAGGTGGAAAAATAGAAACGGGAGAAACGGAGGAAGAAGCTCTTCAGCGTGAAATTAAAGAGGAACTAGAGTTAGATATCTGTATAAATAAATATTTAACTACTGTTGATTATGATTATTCAAGTTTTCATCTTACAATGCATTGTTTTATATGCAATGTATGTGGTGGTGAATTGCATTTAAACGCCCATAATGATGCTAAATGGATAACCTTAGAGGAAATAGACAAGCTTCCTTGGGTACCAGCGGATTTATTAGTCATTGAAAAACTTAAGGAAATATAAAATAAATTTAAAAGAAACTAAGGAAATCTAAAAGAAAAAGCATTACATTACCTGAATTATGAAATTTCTTTGGAATGACTTGCATAAAAAGCAAAGGAACTGTTTAAATTTATTGTTCCGAGCTCTTATGCAAGTCATGGAAGAGGAATTTCATAATTCCACCACAGTGTACCTTTTTATGGTTTAATCATGAAATAATATATTCATAAATATCTTCTCTTACAGGAGTGTGTAATTTATATTTAATTTCCACAGCAGTTTTATTAGTATTTTTCATCATAATGGTTTTGGGGTTTCCTGTAGCATTAATCTTTCCTAGATAATAAAACTCTTTTGATATTTTATCATCTTTATTCTTTCTAACAAATAAACTCATTTCAACTCCATCTTTTTCAGCATTATATGCTTGTACAACATCATCGGAATTTTCGGTTCTTCCTGATTTTGATAGTGCAATTAATTGAGAAGAGGATTGAAATCTATCTTCGTAATTTATGGAATCTAC
The DNA window shown above is from Haloimpatiens massiliensis and carries:
- the mutT gene encoding 8-oxo-dGTP diphosphatase MutT, whose protein sequence is MKKIEVVAAIIKNHDKIFVTRRGYGEFENLWEFPGGKIETGETEEEALQREIKEELELDICINKYLTTVDYDYSSFHLTMHCFICNVCGGELHLNAHNDAKWITLEEIDKLPWVPADLLVIEKLKEI